Proteins encoded together in one Triticum dicoccoides isolate Atlit2015 ecotype Zavitan chromosome 7B, WEW_v2.0, whole genome shotgun sequence window:
- the LOC119339959 gene encoding germin-like protein 8-4, with protein MPPLAKQLTMASSSSLFLLAALLALASWQATAYDPSPLQDFCIADMKAPVRVNGFACKDPMAATPEDFFNAAMLDQPRDTKASKVRSNVTNINVINFPGLNTLGISLARIDYGPLGVNTPHIHPRATELLTVLEGTLYLGFVTSNPNRLFSKIVKKGDVFVFPKAMIHFQMNLAHDKPAAALSSLSSQNPGVISIANAVFGSKPPISDDVLATAFQVEKDLIHWLQSQFWGNTNY; from the exons ATGCCTCCATTGGCAAAGCAACTCACAATGGCTTCCTCTTCCTCATTGTTTCTCCTTGCAGCCCTCCTTGCGCTGGCCTCATGGCAGGCCACTGCCTATGATCCTAGCCCTCTTCAGGACTTCTGCATTGCCGACATGAAGGCGCCTG TGCGAGTAAATGGATTTGCTTGCAAGGACCCAATGGCCGCAACCCCGGAAGACTTCTTCAACGCAGCCATGCTCGATCAGCCTAGGGATACTAAGGCGAGCAAGGTCAGGTCTAACGTCACCAACATCAATGTTATAAATTTCCCCGGCCTCAACACCCTCGGCATCTCGTTGGCACGCATCGACTATGGACCATTAGGTGTGAACACGCCACACATACACCCTCGTGCCACTGAGCTCCTCACGGTGCTCGAGGGGACACTCTACCTTGGATTTGTCACATCCAACCCAAACAGGCTCTTCTCAAAGATAGTTAAGAAGGGTGATGTATTCGTATTCCCAAAAGCAATGATCCACTTCCAAATGAACCTAGCGCATGACAAGCCAGCAGCCGCGTTGTCCTCGCTCAGCAGCCAAAACCCTGGAGTTATTTCTATTGCCAATGCAGTGTTTGGATCAAAGCCACCGATTTCGGATGATGTCTTAGCCACGGCATTTCAGGTGGAGAAGGATCTGATTCACTGGCTTCAATCTCAGTTCTGGGGGAACACCAACTACTAA